One window of Chionomys nivalis chromosome 10, mChiNiv1.1, whole genome shotgun sequence genomic DNA carries:
- the LOC130882990 gene encoding small ubiquitin-related modifier 2-like, with protein sequence MADEKSKEGVKTENNDHINLKVAGQDGSVVQFKIKRHTPLSKLMKAYCERQGTPAQLEMEDEDTIDVFQQQTGGVY encoded by the exons ATGGCCGACGAGAAATCCAAGGAAGGAGTCAAGACCGAGAACAACGACCATATTAATTTGAAGGTGGCAGGACAGGATGGCTCTGTGGTGCAGTTTAAAATTAAGAGGCATACACCACTTAGTAAACTAATGAAAGCCTATTGTGAACGACAGG GCACACCTGCACAGTTGGAAATGGAGGATGAAGATACGATTGATGTGTTCCAGCAGCAGACAGGAGGTGTCTACTAA